A single genomic interval of Helianthus annuus cultivar XRQ/B chromosome 13, HanXRQr2.0-SUNRISE, whole genome shotgun sequence harbors:
- the LOC110900158 gene encoding RGG repeats nuclear RNA binding protein A: MATMNPFDLLGDDDNDDVSQLVEKIAAAPPKKAPAAAAGKAAAPPAKLPSKPVPPAQAVREARNEGGRGGRGGRGYGRGGRGGRGYDRDSANNEGSFGNRAISGGQGGTEESNGRSFERRGGYGGPRGGFRGGRQGSFGNGDAEDGERPRRTFDRRSGTGHGNEFKREGAGRGNWGAQADEINHEIQEAVVEGEKTVAADKPTEEEASDVKNENPAPETVEEPEVKEMTLEEYQIVLEEKRKALAALKTEERKVEVDKDLASMQQLSNKKTNDDIFVKLGSDKDKRKEIADKEERTKKSLSINEFLKPAEGERQYTGGRGRGRGGSRGGGRFNQGGGGSSYAPEAPKIEDPSHFPTLGGK; encoded by the exons ATGGCGACCATGAACCCTTTTGATTTGCTCGGAGATGATGACAACGATGACGTGTCACAGCTTGTGGAAAAGATCGCTGCTGCGCCACCGAAGAAAGCTCCGGCCGCCGCCGCCGGTAAAGCCgctgcgccgccggctaagctgCCGTCTAAGCCGGTTCCTCCGGCTCAAGCTG TGAGAGAGGCTAGAAACGAAGGCGGACGTGGTGGCCGTGGCGGTCGTGGGTACGGGCGTGGTGGCCGTGGCGGTCGTGGGTACGATAGAGATTCCGCCAACAACGAGGGTTCGTTTGGTAACCGTGCAATCTCAGGTGGTCAAGGTGGTACTGAAGAGTCTAACGGTAGATCTTTCGAGAGACGTGGTGGATATGGCGGTCCTCGTGGTGGTTTCCGCGGTGGTCGCCAAGGTTCTTTTGGTAATGGAGATGCTGAGGATGGTGAACGTCCACGTCGCACATTTGACCGCCGCAGCGGGACCGGCCATGG GAATGAATTCAAACGTGAGGGAGCTGGTCGTGGAAACTGGGGAGCTCAGGCTGATGAGATCAATCA TGAGATTCAGGAAGCTGTGGTTGAAGGCGAGAAAACTGTGGCCGCTGATAAGCCCACCGAGGAAGAAGCAAGCGATGTGAAAAACGAGAATCCTGCACCTGAAACTGTTGAGGAGCCTGAAGTTAAG GAAATGACCCTGGAAGAATATCAAATCGTTTTGGAGGAAAAAAGGAAAGCTCTTGCGGCACTCAAGACCGAGGAAAGGAAAGTGGAAGTCGACAAAGATCTTGCATCCATGCAGCAACTCTCGAACAAGAAAACCAATGACGACATTTTTGTCAAATTG GGTTCTGACAAAGATAAGCGTAAAGAGATTGCCGACAAAGAAGAGCGTACTAAGAAG TCACTCAGCATCAATGAATTCTTGAAACCTGCTGAGGGTGAACGCCAGTACACTGGCGGCCGTGGGCGTGGACGTGGCGGTTCTCGAGGCGGTGGTCGTTTCAACCAAGGTGGTGGTGGTTCAAGCTACGCACCCGAAGCGCCAAAAATCGAGGATCCTAGTCACTTTCCCACCTTAGGTGGTAAGTGA
- the LOC110900157 gene encoding ras-related protein RABD2c, whose protein sequence is MTPEYDYLFKLLLIGDSGVGKSCLLLRFADDSYLDSYISTIGVDFKIRTVEQDGKTIKLQIWDTAGQERFRTITSSYYRGAHGIIVVYDVTDQESFNNVKQWLSEIDRYASENVNKILVGNKCDLVANKVVSTETAKAFADEIGIPFLETSAKDATNVEQAFMAMTASIKDRMASQPAMNASKPPTVNIRGQPVSQNSGCCS, encoded by the exons ATGACTCCTGAGTA TGACTACCTATTCAAGCTTTTGCTCATTGGAGATTCGGGTGTCGGAAAGTCTTGTCTGCTTTTGCGGTTTGCT GATGACTCCTACTTGGATAGTTACATAAGCACCATCGGAGTTGATTTT AAAATCCGTACGGTGGAGCAAGATGGCAAGACTATTAAGCTTCAAATA TGGGACACTGCGGGGCAAGAACGTTTTAGGACAATCACAAGCAGCTACTACCGAGGGGCACATGGCATCATA GTGGTTTATGATGTGACGGACCAAGAGAGCTTTAACAATGTTAAGCAGTGGCTGAGTGAAATCGACCGATACGCAAGTGAGAATGTCAACAAGATTCTTGTTGGAAACAAGTGTGATCTTGTTGCGAACAAGGTTGTTTCAACTGAAACCGCTAAG GCATTTGCTGATGAAATTGGAATTCCGTTTTTGGAAACAAGTGCGAAAGATGCCACCAATGTCGAACAGGCTTTCATGGCCATGACTGCATCCATCAAAGATAG GATGGCTAGTCAACCAGCTATGAACGCGTCGAAGCCTCCAACGGTCAACATTCGTGGTCAACCCGTCTCACAGAACAGTGGATGCTGCTCTTAG
- the LOC110903519 gene encoding feruloyl CoA ortho-hydroxylase F6H1-3: MAPSVSMIHSDSTPQNIMDFVVNKGHGVKGLAELGLKTLPQQYIQPPHERFDSSDYEEQPNNDTIPVIDMSNWDDPKVAEAVCDAARKWGFFQVVNHGVPIHVLQDVKDATRQFFGLPAEEKQKYSKQRSVTNNVRFGTSFTPEAEKALEWKDYLSLFFASDDEAASLWPLVCRNQALEYVKSSEPVVKKLLAILMKGLNVKEIDESKESMLKGSKRINLNYYPKCPNPKLTVGVGRHSDVSTLTILLQDEIGGLYVRNTETMKWIHVPPVSGSLVINVGDELQIMSNGNYKSVEHRVVANGSSNRISVPIFVNPRPSDVIGPLPEVLESGEKQIYKNVLYKDYVMHFFSKAHDGKATVEFAKA; encoded by the exons ATGGCTCCATCAGTCTCCATGATCCACTCAGACTCAACCCCACAAAACATTATGGATTTTGTTGTGAACAAAGGTCATGGAGTGAAAGGCTTAGCAGAACTAGGACTCAAGACCCTACCACAACAATACATTCAACCTCCACACGAACGATTTGATTCAAGCGACTATGAGGAACAACCAAATAATGATACCATCCCAGTTATTGATATGTCCAACTGGGATGACCCAAAAGTAGCCGAAGCAGTATGTGACGCAGCGCGAAAATGGGGCTTTTTTCAAGTGGTGAACCATGGTGTCCCTATTCATGTTCTTCAGGATGTTAAAGATGCAACTCGCCAGTTTTTCGGGTTGCCAGCAGAAGAAAAGCAGAAATACTCAAAACAACGATCGGTTACTAATAATGTTCGTTTTGGTACAAGCTTTACACCTGAAGCCGAGAAAGCTCTCGAGTGGAAGGATTATCTCAGCCTCTTCTTCGCCTCGGATGATGAGGCTGCTTCCCTCTGGCCTCTAGTGTGCAG AAATCAGGCTTTGGAATATGTCAAGAGTTCCGAACCCGTTGTCAAGAAGTTGCTCGCGATACTAATGAAGGGATTGAACGTAAAAGAGATCGACGAGAGCAAAGAGTCGATGCTAAAGGGGTCAAAGAGGATTAACCTAAACTACTACCCAAAATGTCCCAACCCTAAGCTCACTGTCGGGGTTGGGCGTCATTCAGACGTATCCACACTCACTATCCTGCTTCAAGACGAAATCGGAGGACTTTACGTGCGAAACACAGAGACCATGAAATGGATTCATGTCCCTCCGGTTAGCGGATCTTTGGTGATCAACGTTGGGGATGAGTTACAAATCATGAGTAATGGGAACTACAAAAGCGTTGAGCATCGCGTAGTTGCTAATGGAAGTAGTAACAGGATTTCAGTCCCGATATTTGTTAACCCGAGGCCTAGCGATGTGATCGGACCGCTACCCGAAGTGCTTGAAAGTGGTGAGAAACAAATCTATAAGAATGTACTCTACAAGGATTATGTCATGCATTTCTTTAGCAAAGCACATGATGGGAAGGCAACTGTTGAGTTTGCAAAGGCATGA